The Maylandia zebra isolate NMK-2024a linkage group LG4, Mzebra_GT3a, whole genome shotgun sequence genome includes a window with the following:
- the LOC101469559 gene encoding uncharacterized protein LOC101469559, producing MKKKKQRQMARVQLENLEPLTELRVVLIGGPKIGKSSCGNTILSRDCFDTAAQSTSCTERKGNICGKMVVVVDTPGCLSVTSDFLKASCAILLVVNLSSSFKDTWRKTLQKDLEAGGDQLWSRCMVLFSYGDMLGDTSIEQHIESEGEPLQWLVEKCGNRYHVLDNKNWGDGAQVKELIDVMEEMLVDERQALLHRGDHMWKSFASAQEQQIGTEPLCKRGPEDFMRSRSEQSNNLPESLPYRSPKLSEDCSQLVALPAGRTTELAGCIIVDQYHFMSYIFSPLSGKQVLRLPKVTQHVPSPAPHNHLRVNREGHMDPIPRRLETTHLVSSQTQNEACVEQDLISVQSLCHPALIERTLRRVSESGGLQTFIDQWGNSSLEELEAFVDLHFEIVWEEAMRSCQPPEPSHAVPEQDNAVGEAGEEVFTSIHRKLSKLELLEEIKRDLAEQRKRVEQIWRIIQQLAYEIKQGRNNTR from the exons atgaagaagaagaaacaaaggcAGATGGCAAGAGTTCAGCTGG AGAACCTCGAACCTTTGACAGAGCTGAGAGTCGTGCTCATTGGTGGCCCAAAAATAGGCAAAAGCTCCTGTGGAAACACCATCCTCAGCAGAGACTGCTTTGACACGGCTGCTCAAAGTACTTCCTGCACTGAAAGGAAGGGAAATATCTGTGGCAAGATGGTGGTGGTAGTAGACACACCAGGCTGCCTCTCTGTGACATCGGACTTCTTGAAGGCATCCTGTGCTATACTTCTGGTTGTCAATCTTAGCTCGTCGTTCAAAGATACCTGGAGGAAAACCTTGCAAAAAGACCTGGAGGCAGGTGGAGATCAGTTATGGAGCAGATGTATGGTCCTGTTCAGCTATGGTGACATGCTGGGTGACACAAGCATCGAGCAGCACATTGAAAGCGAAGGAGAGCCACTGCAATGGCTTGTTGAGAAGTGTGGGAACAGATATCATGTTTTAGACAATAAGAACTGGGGAGATGGAGCTCAGGTTAAAGAGCTAATTGATGTGATGGAAGAGATGCTGGTTGATGAGAGGCAGGCTCTTCTTCACAGAGGTGATCACATGTGGAAAAGTTTTGCTTCAGCTCAAGAGCAGCAGATAGGCACAGAGCCACTGTGCAAAAGGGGACCAGAGGATTTCATGCGCAGCAGATCTGAGCAGTCCAATAACT TGCCTGAATCTCTCCCCTATCGATCACCAAAGCTCTCAGAAGATTGTTCTCAGTTAGTAGCGTTACCAGCAGGAAGAACCACAGAGTTGGCTGGATGCATCATTGTGGACCAATATCACTTCATGTCCTATATATTCTCTCCGCTTTCTGGCAAACAAGTACTGAGGTTGCCAAAAGTGACTCAGCATGTCCCATCTCCTGCTCCTCACAACCACCTGAGAGTGAACAGGGAGGGTCACATGGATCCCATCCCACGCAGACTTGAAACAACGCATCTGGTTTCATCTCAGACACAGAACGAGGCATGTGTAGAACAAGATTTGATCAGTGTGCAATCACTCTGCCATCCTGCACTGATAGAGCGGACTCTTAGGAGGGTCTCTGAGTCTGGAGGCCTGCAGACATTCATTGATCAGTGGGGCAACAGCAGCCTGGAGGAACTGGAAGCCTTCGTTGACTTGCACTTTGAGATTGTGTGGGAAGAAGCCATGAGATCATGTCAGCCGCCTGAACCGAGCCACGCCGTGCCCGAGCAGGATAATGCTGTTGGGGAAGCTGGAGAGGAAGTGTTTACATCCATTCACAGGAAACTTTCAAAGCTGGAGCTGCTTGAGGAGATAAAGAGGGATCTGGCAGAACAGAGAAAGCGCGTGGAGCAAATCTGGAGGATCATACAGCAACTTGCATACGAAATCAAACAGGGCCGTAATAATACACGCTAA